One Chrysiogenia bacterium DNA window includes the following coding sequences:
- a CDS encoding lipid-transfer protein: MGRKVFVVGVGMTKFEKPGARAGWDYPDMAKESGTKALEDAGISYDKVQQAAVGYCYGDSTCGERAIYELGMTGIPVYNVNNNCSTGSTALFLAKQLVEGGIVDCAMALGFEKMQKGSLQSHFNDRKNPMDKHMMAMMKLRQFVPAPPAPQIFGNAGREHMDKFGSELRHFAKIGYKNHKHSVNNPYSQFQDEYSLEDIQNAKMVYEPLTKLQCCPTSDGSGAAILASEDFVKKHNLQDKAVEIIGMAMATDGADTFSENDCRYLAGYGMTAAAAKSVYEQSGYGPENVDVCELHDCFSANELITYEGLGLAEEGTAHKLIDEDAFTYGGKTVVNPSGGLISKGHPLGATGLAQCSELNWQLRGEADKRQVEGAKIALQHNLGLGGAAVVTMYKKASF; the protein is encoded by the coding sequence ATGGGTCGCAAAGTATTCGTGGTCGGCGTTGGCATGACCAAGTTCGAGAAGCCCGGCGCACGCGCCGGTTGGGATTACCCCGATATGGCCAAGGAGTCCGGAACCAAGGCCCTTGAGGACGCGGGCATCAGCTACGACAAGGTGCAGCAGGCTGCCGTCGGTTACTGCTACGGTGATTCCACCTGCGGTGAGCGCGCCATCTACGAGCTCGGCATGACGGGCATCCCCGTCTACAACGTCAACAACAACTGCTCGACCGGTTCGACCGCGCTCTTTCTGGCCAAGCAGCTCGTCGAGGGCGGCATCGTCGATTGCGCCATGGCGCTCGGCTTTGAGAAGATGCAGAAGGGTTCGCTCCAGAGCCACTTCAACGATCGCAAGAACCCGATGGACAAGCACATGATGGCCATGATGAAGCTGCGCCAGTTCGTGCCGGCTCCTCCGGCTCCGCAGATCTTCGGCAACGCCGGTCGCGAGCACATGGACAAGTTCGGCAGCGAGCTGCGTCACTTCGCCAAGATCGGTTACAAGAACCACAAGCACTCGGTGAACAACCCCTACAGCCAGTTCCAGGATGAATACTCCCTCGAGGACATCCAGAACGCCAAGATGGTGTACGAGCCGCTCACCAAGCTGCAGTGCTGCCCCACCTCGGACGGTTCGGGCGCCGCGATCCTCGCCAGCGAAGACTTCGTCAAGAAGCACAACCTGCAGGACAAGGCCGTCGAGATCATCGGCATGGCCATGGCCACCGACGGTGCCGACACCTTCAGCGAGAACGACTGCCGCTACCTGGCCGGCTACGGCATGACCGCCGCCGCCGCCAAGAGCGTTTACGAGCAGTCGGGCTACGGTCCCGAGAACGTGGACGTCTGTGAGCTCCACGACTGCTTCAGCGCCAACGAGCTGATCACCTACGAAGGCCTGGGCCTTGCCGAAGAAGGCACCGCCCACAAGCTCATCGACGAGGACGCCTTCACCTACGGTGGTAAGACCGTGGTGAACCCCTCCGGTGGTCTGATCTCCAAGGGTCATCCCCTGGGCGCGACGGGTCTTGCCCAGTGCTCCGAGCTCAACTGGCAGCTTCGCGGCGAAGCCGACAAGCGTCAGGTCGAAGGCGCGAAGATCGCCCTCCAGCACAACCTGGGTCTGGGCGGCGCCGCCGTTGTGACCATGTACAAGAAGGCCTCGTTCTAA